In a genomic window of Glycine max cultivar Williams 82 chromosome 13, Glycine_max_v4.0, whole genome shotgun sequence:
- the LOC100813303 gene encoding GATA transcription factor 11, translated as MSKDIANMKDSWFFDNNFNGLSDEIFDDVINFFDFPLEDVEANGVEEDWDAQLKCLEDPRVDVYTASSAGLCAKTQNEKPQLGMKFSASGNGISPIKQLGKATGPVYGKTITHQNVTSNGKDLHQFQTYTYSPVSVFESSSSSSVENSNFDRPVIPVKRARSKRQRPSSFSPLFSIPFILNSPAMQNHQRIAAADSDFGTNVAGNLSNKLKKQKKKDSSLLSDDVEMMRSSSPESGSPRKCMHCEVTKTPQWREGPVGPKTLCNACGVRYRSGRLFPEYRPAASPTFVASLHSNCHKKVVEMRSRAIQEPVRGSMLASSNLHGNAVG; from the exons ATGTCTAAG GATATTGCTAACATGAAGGACTCTTGGTTTTTCGACAATAACTTTAATGGTCTCTCAGACGAGATTTTTGATGATGTCATTAACTTTTTTGATTTCCCGCTGGAAGACGTGGAAGCTAATGGCGTCGAAGAAGACTGGGATGCTCAATTAAAATGCCTTGAAGACCCGCGTGTTGATGTTTATACAGCATCATCAGCTGGGTTGTGTGCCAAAACTCAAAATGAAAAGCCCCAACTTGGAATGAAGTTCTCTGCTTCT GGAAATGGGATTTCCCCAATAAAACAGCTGGGAAAAGCTACTGGACCAGTATATGGAAAGACCATTACTCACCAGAATGTCACTTCCAATGGAAAAGATTTGCATCAATTCCAAACCTACACCTACAGCCCAGTTTCGGTTTTTGAAAGCAGCAGTTCGTCCTCAGTTGAGAATTCCAACTTTGATCGACCTGTCATCCCAGTAAAGCGGGCTCGTAGTAAACGTCAGCGTCCTTCAAGCTTCAGTCCTCTATTTTCAATTCCTTTCATCCTTAATTCGCCGGCTATGCAAAATCATCAAAGGATAGCAGCTGCTGACTCAGATTTTGGAACAAATGTTGCTGGGAATCTATCAAACAAACTAAAAAAGCAGAAAAAAAAGGATTCGTCCCTGCTATCAGATGATGTTGAGATGATGAGATCCTCATCACCGGAGTCAGGTTCCCCCAGAAAATGCATGCATTGTGAGGTGACAAAAACCCCACAATGGAGAGAGGGACCTGTGGGTCCCAAAACACTGTGCAATGCTTGTGGTGTTCGATACCGGTCTGGCCGCCTCTTTCCTGAATACCGACCGGCAGCTAGCCCGACTTTTGTAGCATCACTGCACTCAAACTGTCACAAGAAGGTTGTGGAGATGAGAAGCAGAGCCATCCAGGAGCCTGTTAGGGGTTCTATGTTGGCTTCATCAAATCTCCATGGAAATGCTGTAGGATAA